Proteins encoded by one window of Ascochyta rabiei chromosome 1, complete sequence:
- a CDS encoding U3 snoRNP protein, with product MAPSKTKTKTPPHKSNDHKRYLADHVNEAAGSTLDLNGSDADGKALQKMEQSNDSDLEGFGSEHGEKNDQEESGEEEDSDAESVKIDMEEKKAEKVVLPKDAEEEELERLIFGDSAGFKQGLDNFSLSRTAGMYGDASDEEQADEADLENVADDNLFFFDTGPEAAPAGSVAAAKAEESEDEEDKPAWDDSDDERLVVSLASIPQLRKLRETAEDDMVNGKEYARRLRKQYVRLYPAPEWAAHATGKAKKRRRTTDEDEESGEESGSDMDVDDDDDDLSTQPLARLLKDADILSRNVARGPAKRRKLQAGTVDIQRLKDVSKAGPSAITSLSFHPTYPLLLSSGPSSTLSLHHVNPNPPNPNPLLTSLHIKRTPLTTTAFHPSASDSRIFLSARRRYFHVWNIATGQVEKVTRVYGHQHEQRSMEHFSLSPNGKYMALRGSSRKGGGVINILDTRTLQWATQVRIESRGGVADFAWWGNGSGMSIAGKNGEITEWSVQEGVVGRWNDEGAVGTTVIALGGNSGRNDWIGGDRWVAIGSSSGVVNIYDRRAWSEDAEDVKLSSNGGIPKAPKPLRALGNLTTPTSHLTFSPDGQILAMASRWKNNAMRLVHLPSATIFKNWPTEKTPLGRITAVAWGRPTEEEEREGSLAQVAVANESGHIRLWEVRA from the exons ATGGCTCCCTCCAAGACGAAGACTAAGACGCCTCCGCACAAGTCGAACGACCACAAGCGATACCTGGCAGACCATGTGAACGAAGCCGCAGGATCCACGCTCGACCTGAATGGCAGCGATGCGGACGGCAAGGCGCTGCAGAAGATGGAGCAGTCCAACGACAGCGATCTCGAGGGTTTCGGTAGCGAGCATGGCGAGAAAAACGACCAAGAAGAGAGCGGCGAAGAGGAGGACAGCGATGCAGAGAGCGTGAAAATCGACATGgaggaaaagaaagcagAAAAGGTCGTTCTGCCCAAGGATGCGGAAGAAGAGGAGCTTGAGCGTTTGATCTTCGGCGACTCAGCCGGGTTCAAGCAAGGGCTCGACAACTTCTCGCTCAGCCGCACAGCTGGCATGTATGGCGATGCCTCGGACGAAGAGCAAGCCGATGAAGCAGACCTGGAGAATGTCGCCGACGAcaatctcttcttctttgacACTGGCCCAGAAGCTGCCCCTGCTGGCTCCGTCGCTGCCGCCAAAGCAGAAGAATCAGAGGACGAGGAAGACAAGCCAGCATGGGACGACAGTGACGACGAGCGTCTGGTGGTCAGCTTGGCATCCATACCGCAGCTGAGGAAGCTCAGGGAGACAGCAGAAGATGACATGGTCAACGGGAAAGAGTACGCACGCAGGCTGAGGAAGCAGTACGTGCGACTCTATCCAGCGCCCGAGTGGGCAGCCCACGCGACCGGCAAGGCGAAGAAGCGTAGACGGACAACAGACGAGGATGAAGAAAGCGGAGAAGAGTCGGGAAGTGACATGGACgttgacgacgacgacgacgacttgTCTACACAGCCACTGGCAAGGCTTCTGAAGGATGCAGACATTCTGTCGCGCAATGTAGCAAGAGGACCTGCAAAGAGGAGGAAGTTGCAAGCTGGCACCGTCGACATTCAACGGCTAAAGGACGTCTCCAAAGCAGGGCCG TCTGCAATCACCTCTCTCTCCTTCCACCCTACATACCCGCTGCTTCTTTCTTCTGGGCCTAGCTCAACACTCTCGCTTCACCACGTCAACCCGAACCCGCCGAATCCCAACCCTCTTCTTACCTCGCTGCACATCAAACGCACACCGCTTACCACAACCGCCTTCCACCCTTCAGCCTCGGATTCGCGAATCTTTCTTAGCGCTCGCCGACGTTATTTCCATGTTTGGAACATCGCGACCGGGCAGGTGGAGAAAGTCACTCGTGTCTATGGCCACCAGCACGAGCAGCGTAGCATGGAGCACTTTTCGCTGTCGCCCAATGGGAAATACATGGCATTACGCGGTTCCTCGAGAAAGGGCGGAGGTGTGATCAACATCCTTGATACAAGAACACTACAATGGGCCACTCAAGTGCGCATTGAGTCCCGAGGCGGAGTGGCCGATTTTGCATGGTGGGGCAATGGCAGCGGTATGAGCATTGCAGGCAAGAACGGCGAGATCACGGAATGGAGTGTACAAGAGGGCGTTGTTGGGCGATGGAACGACGAGGGCGCTGTTGGCACAACCGTCATCGCTCTCGGCGGCAACAGTGGGCGAAACGACTGGATAGGCGGAGATCGATGGGTTGCTATCGGAAGCTCAAGCGGTGTTGTGAACATCTATGATCGAAGAGCTTGGAGCGAAGACGCAGAGGACGTCAAGCTGAGCTCGAACGGTGGCATCCCCAAGGCGCCGAAACCACTACGTGCCCTTGGAAACCTCACCACACCCACGTCGCACCTTACGTTTTCGCCAGATGGGCAGATACTAGCCATGGCGAGTAGGTGGAAGAACAACGCTATGAGGCTGGTACATCTCCCGTCCGCCACAATCTTCAAGAACTGGCCTACAGAGAAGACTCCGCTAGGCAGGATCACCGCCGTGGCTTGGGGCCGGCCcacagaagaagaggagcGTGAAGGAAGCCTGGCGCAAGTGGCTGTTGCCAACGAATCGGGTCACATCAGGCTATGGGAGGTAAGAGCTTAA
- a CDS encoding Aquaporin-1 codes for MNINQPVQGRAFAIPFTRAADPNAELTDQELRLPFLKKLPDSMRNHFVAMCGEYVGTVLFLWFALSGTQVANSIPSTGGQTVAEAGANPQQLQYIALCFGFSLAVNAWVFFRISGGLFNPAVTLGMCLIGALPWVRGLLLFFVQILGGITAAALVTCMFPHQGKINVRTSLGGGTSVTQGLFIEMFLTAQLVFTIFMLAAEKHKGTFIAPVGIGLALLIAELTGVYYTGGSLNPARSFGPAVVNHTFNQYHWIYWLGPILGAILAAGFYKFIKILEYETANPGQDSDHAANVERRKNLLLAAGINEYDASKVAEELTEKTAVAQAGGPDGTLVANGQGRRSQEVDRQGIYGTQFRHNSTHSKHGSDGSDLTYPPPQRPLATTTGSQIGRFSYLGERGVAPGNPAHVNALAAETRMDSPAMTTNDQLYAPLAYGADVPLGGSVHPDNEPRQRFGRTSSSYA; via the exons ATGAACATCAAT CAACCAGTGCAGGGAAGAGCCTTTGCCATACCATTCACCAGGGCAGCCGACCCAAATGCCGAATTAACTGACCAAGAACTTCGCCTACCATTTTTGAAAAAGCTTCCTGATAGCATGCGCAACCATTTCGTTGCCATGTGTGGAGAATATGTTGGCACAGTTCTCTTTCTCTGGTTTGCTTTGTCTGGCACCCAAGTGGCCAACAGTATCCCATCAACAGGTGGTCAAACTGTCGCCGAAGCGGGCGCGAACCCCCAGCAGTTGCAGTACATTGCTCTTTGCTTTGGCTTCTCCTTGGCTGTGAACGCTTGGGTTTTCTTCCGTATCTCCGGTGGACTCTTTAACCCTGCCGTTACTCTCGGCATGTGCTTGATTGGCGCCCTGCCGTGGGTACGCGGACTTCTCCTATTCTTTGTGCAGATTCTTGGTGGTATTACTGCGGCTGCACTCGTCACTTGCATGTTCCCTCACCAGGGTAAGATCAACGTACGCACTTCTCTAGGTGGCGGCACTTCTGTCACCCAGGGTCTCTTCATTGAGATGTTCTTGACAGCTCAACTTGTCTTCACCATCTTCATGTTGGCAGCTGAGAAACACAAGGGCACTTTCATCGCCCCAGTCG GCATCGGCCTTGCGCTCTTAATCGCTGAACTGACTGGAGTATACTACACGGGTGGCTCCCTCAATCCTGCACGTTCGTTCGGTCCTGCTGTTGTCAACCATACCTTCAACCAATACCATTGGATCTATTGGCTCGGACCGATACTTGGTGCAATCCTTGCGGCTGGATTCTACAAGTTCATCAAGATCCTTGAATACGAGACTGCCAATCCAGGTCAAGACAGCGATCACGCAGCTAATGtagagagaaggaagaacttGCTGCTCGCCGCCGGTATCAACGAATACGATGCCAGCAAGGTCGCTGAGGAGCTCACTGAGAAGACAGCTGTCGCTCAAGCTGGCGGCCCAGATGGTACACTTGTCGCGAATGGTCAAGGGCGTCGAAGCCAAGAGGTCGATCGCCAGGGAATATACGGTACACAGTTCCGCCACAACTCGACCCACAGCAAGCACGGCTCTGACGGGTCGGACCTAACATACCCACCGCCCCAGCGCCCACTAGCCACCACTACAGGAAGCCAGATCGGGCGGTTCAGCTATCTTGGCGAACGTGGTGTGGCGCCTGGAAACCCAGCTCATGTTAACGCTCTCGCGGCAGAGACGAGGATGGATAGCCCCGCCATGACGACCAACGATCAGCTTTATGCTCCTCTTGCCTATGGTGCCGATGTGCCTCTTGGTGGCTCAGTACACCCCGACAATGAACCCAGGCAACGCTTTGGACGAACATCATCCAGTTATGCTTGA
- a CDS encoding class II myosin translates to MSAPAHNGPAHVRNSPFARGSGSAAAPSPGPTPRPLSIGHQPHPHTEAKMAHARHQSLTHLSSPPLGRSDSRLRSDSNRSSVPIGTFAPQFISEDSPDMARPGGIVEGENDFSGKRYVWLRDPKTAFVRGWVVEHLAGGRLLVQCDDGTQQDVDEDAVDKVNPAKFDKAGDMAELTHLNEPSVIHNLHMRYQADLIYTYSGLFLVTVNPYCPLPIYTREYINMYRGRGREETKPHIFAMADEAFRNLVDEGTNQSILVTGESGAGKTENTKKVIQYLAAVANSDTPRAKSGAKNLTNLSEQILRANPILEAFGNAQTVRNNNSSRFGKFIRIEFSRAGQIAGAYIDWYLLEKSRVVKLNPNERNYHIFYQLLRGADPTMKQDFLLDSKDTEDFDYTKHGNDAISGVSDRDEWNTLIEAFHVMKFTEKEQAGILRTVAAVLHLGNIKATKESRRADQATLDSNAEAQARKVCQLLGVSADDFLKALLHPRVKAGREWVEKVQTPEQVNLALDALAKGIYERGFGDLVDRINRQLDQTGSGGDDSHFIGVLDIAGFEIFDENSFEQLCINYTNEKLQQFFNHHMFVLEQEEYAREQIEWKFIDFGRDLQPTIDLIELPNPIGIFSCLDEDSVMPKATDVSFTEKLHSLWDRKSNKYKRSLLTQGFVLTHYAAEVEYSTEGWLEKNKDPLNDNVTRLLAASSDKQIANLFADCADPDDEVGGTRSRVKKGLFRTVAQRHKEQLSTLMNQLHSTHPHFVRCILPNHKKRPKQFSAPLVLDQLRCNGVLEGIRIARTGFPNRLTFVEFRQRYEVLCKDIPKGYLEGQLVAKMILEKLGMDKALYRVGITKVFFRAGVLAELEDQRDALIRDIMIQFQSAARGFTQRRIAHKRLYRAEATRIVQKNFQVYLDLQSNPWWRLFVRMRPMLGATRQAAEVKKRDEMILQLEDKMQQEAAERQRVEDDRRRAESDMQKIQKTLESERALALDKEEIFKRLQFREAELAEKLQGAIEDQDQLEDQLDALMEAKKKTEEQAEIWRKELEQAGQIIGNLETEKQDLEEQLARLDQQLQELEAAQSKRSLAEESMSQEVKMLQSHLSLKERKLQELESKLLTTEQDLDIKLAASDKEVQASKKQIKELLEDNRQVRQQISDLSSTSTSYEDLVRRKESELAILKADLKKYESDRQTFDAEKQTLASKHDDLQSRLREANAELEAMRSQKQQSDREAADAKRLLEDRETEDAQSKLLQEQIELLKSEMFEVQKELSRERQSRDDVEMLGEHKYDTLKRDFDALNDSKITIEKEMYAQQDVLRRATETRTAHEQERKEYQAELRNLREQYLKLQEDKMDADAEAERTQSRLALEKQAARQEELNFKDQQLDQLEAERDDLAEQVHSLTQMLADAEGFRERNDQQKERLERELVTVKGRLTASENDNRALLNKVQQKNLDIARTNSRAGETQRSKIMQLTNEKSKFEEDNKRLYRQLEDAQVSIASMEKQKEKLELTLEDLNHEINREAKSNRTAEKASSTVNLQLADVNRKLETERQLRTQAQANTRAVQAALDNNNRELEECHNQLMLLRKVFDPESAEVAISYDAAKPQISKAVDVAERLEAANQALRVATERYNRAEAQLDDLRERHEGEINDLDTRHANSKRALLEEMNSSQVNQANANRSPTHRRLDSENRKPFSTSTPTNQRHISNATNDSARSDRTVDTVAFNNRMDMAAELELAQNQLQMSEMRNAHLQGQLDQSPARNNSWQEESPSMRRVQKLERENFRLHDMLDDSAKKVSSLEYNLRSGQLSYQEVQTKSHEELFELLNSQEQSRKSIVQAHNNAINELADAKTAFDDIKQMKTALEAELREVSAELDEYASEREQEQANHNQLLQEFADLQIRLDDETSTLLDVQSSLSLYKSRADEYFNKLEQAEIAVLKASRAEQFARTQAREAEETCATFMAERKEMDGMVEGFQRQVQQYEERVEDLSTDLQAALQAKKRLQNELEDYRSQHAHDIEDGETSLEQTRKKYQTELSTLTNELDQERETIIYIREENGRLREEIEEMRSKWDDEVLNSSTWAKEKNRLEMTLHVVSNSRDEAANAHNEAQSKIVNLLSQVRNLRTNVDDLAAERDSAIEEKKRLETRLQEAADRLDDLSRSESPAMRNAAAYDRELLELKSGLAQQEDIAAAAVGKMRRAEALAQELQKDIIAEREANVQLHKEKGLVGKNLKDLQLRLVDLETKGYSGSAGKDVRFLHGRIQELEKALEDSESTRLSDSRAVRNVDRTVKDLQSQIERREKQNASVTEDLNKARDKISSLLSTIDELQSSDSGNQLAAKRAERELREEREKSVKLERELENHKNLRVERRSQLGVPGIAASDAGDARSRRGSSIGLLMGGEMGEAAPGEKKFGSFRSGLRRVSGQKGFFPYFRREVEEDVGGPVTTLKEEMKKQEGTVAAVKPRALVIAGAGMRRKHSYDTGVGLLEDIEEVESVLEKDSVLNQAFLGEDYEENEEEQGEDETLVEVDGELYKEKQVEIDVTDSEPETDNESLAEPQEDGCGVKRKRTIRVVIRSRAFI, encoded by the exons ATGAGCGCGCCTGCGCACAATGGCCCGGCTCACGTGCGCAACAGTCCTTTCGCCAGAGGGAGCGGGAGCGCAGCAGCCCCGTCGCCCGGCCCGACCCCTCGTCCACTCTCCATCGGCCACCAACCGCACCCGCACACAGAGGCCAAGATGGCGCACGCACGGCATCAGTCCCTCACCCATCTGAGCAGCCCGCCGCTCGGCCGCAGCGACTCGCGCCTGCGCTCCGACTCGAACCGCAGCAGCGTCCCCATCGGCACATTCGCACCGCAGTTCATCTCCGAAGACTCGCCCGACATGGCCAGGCCCGGCGGCATCGTCGAGGGCGAGAACGACTTCTCTGGCAAGCGCTACGTCTGGCTGCGCGACCCCAAGACCGCCTTCGTCCGAGGTTGGGTGGTCGAGCATCTCGCTGGCGGGAGGCTGCTGGTGCAATGCGACGACGGCACACAGCAGGACGTCGACGAGGATGCCGTCGACAAAGTCAACCCAGCCAAGTTCGACAAGGCGGGCGACATGGCCGAGTTGACGCACCTGAACGAGCCCTCGGTCATCCACAACCTGCACATGCGCTACCAGGCAGACCTGATCTAC ACATACTCAGGCCTGTTCTTGGTCACGGTCAACCCCTACTGTCCTCTGCCCATCTACACGCGAGAGTACATCAACATGTACAGAGGGCGGGGGCGAGAGGAGACAAAGCCACATATCTTCGCAATGGCCGATGAGGCCTTTCGGAATCTCGTGGATGAGGGCACCAACCAGAGTATCCTTGTCAC GGGAGAGTCCGGTGCTGGAAAGACGGAGAACACCAAAAAGGTCATCCAGTATCTAGCCGCCGTCGCCAACTCGGACACGCCCCGAGCAAAGTCTGGCGCCAAAAACCTCACGAACCTCTCCGAGCAGATCCTACGAGCGAACCCTATCCTCGAAGCGTTTGGAAACGCCCAAACAGTCAGGAACAACAACTCGTCGCGTTTCGGAAAGTTCATTCGAATCGAGTTCAGCCGCGCAGGCCAGATTGCTGGTGCTTATATTGATTGGTATCTTCTCGAGAAGTCCAGAGTGGTAAAGCTCAACCCCAATGAGCGCAACTACCATATCTTCTACCAACTTCTGCGTGGAGCGGACCCAACGATGAAGCAGGACTTCTTGTTGGACTCGAAAGACACGGAAGACTTCGACTACACCAAGCACGGCAACGACGCAATCTCCGGCGTTTCGGACCGTGATGAGTGGAACACGCTGATAGAGGCGTTCCATGTCATGAAGTTTACAGAAAAGGAGCAAGCCGGCATTCTTCGGACCGTTGCAGCTGTTCTCCACCTGGGTAACATCAAAGCAACCAAGGAGAGTCGACGAGCAGACCAGGCCACGTTGGACTCCAATGCCGAAGCCCAAGCTCGAAAAGTGTGTCAGCTGCTTGGTGTGTCTGCAGACGACTTCCTGAAAGCACTACTTCATCCTCGGGTCAAGGCTGGACGCGAGTGGGTCGAGAAGGTTCAGACGCCCGAGCAAGTCAACCTGGCGCTAGATGCTCTCGCAAAGGGTATCTACGAGCGTGGTTTCGGTGATCTTGTCGACCGCATCAACCGACAGCTGGACCAGACAGGATCCGGTGGCGACGACTCTCACTTTATCGGTGTTCTGGACATTGCTGGTTTCGAAATCTTCGACGAGAACAGCTTCGAGCAGCTTTGCATCAACTACACAAACGAGAAGTTGCAGCAGTTCTTCAACCACCACATGTTCGTTTTGGAACAGGAAGAATACGCTCGGGAGCAGATCGAATGGAAATTCATCGATTTCGGTCGTGATCTACAGCCCACCATCGACCTCATCGAGCTGCCCAATCCAATTGGTATCTTCTCATGTCTAGACGAGGACAGTGTCATGCCTAAAGCCACCGATGTCAGCTTTACAGAGAAGCTGCATTCGCTCTGGGATCGTAAGAGCAACAAGTACAAGCGTTCCCTCCTGACTCAGGGTTTTGTGCTTACTCACTACGCTGCGGAGGTCGAATACTCGACAGAAGGATGGCTGGAGAAGAACAAAGACCCTCTGAACGACAACGTCACTCGTCTTCTAGCAGCGTCGTCGGACAAGCAGATCGCGAATCTGTTTGCAGACTGTGCAGATCCGGACGACGAGGTTGGTGGCACCCGCAGCCGCGTAAAGAAAGGACTCTTCCGCACTGTGGCTCAGCGCCACAAGGAGCAGCTTTCAACGCTCATGAACCAGCTGCATTCAACACATCCTCACTTCGTTCGTTGCATTCTCCCAAATCACAAGAAACGGCCAAAGCAGTTCAGTGCTCCGCTTGTCCTGGATCAGCTACGATGCAACGGTGTGCTCGAAGGCATTCGAATCGCTCGTACCGGATTCCCCAACCGACTGACCTTTGTTGAGTTTAGACAACGATACGAGGTCTTGTGCAAAGATATACCCAAAGGCTATCTTGAGGGTCAACTTGTTGCGAAAATGATCCTGGAGAAGCTGGGCATGGACAAGGCTCTCTACCGTGTTGGCATCACCAAAGTCTTCTTCCGGGCTGGAGTCCTCGCGGAGCTAGAAGACCAAAGAGATGCCCTTATCCGTGACATCATGATCCAGTTCCAGTCCGCAGCGCGTGGATTCACGCAGCGACGTATCGCTCACAAACGCCTCTATCGTGCCGAAGCCACTCGCATCGTACAGAAGAATTTCCAAGTCTACCTGGATCTCCAATCGAACCCCTGGTGGCGGCTCTTCGTCCGCATGAGGCCGATGCTCGGAGCCACTCGCCAAGCTGCCGAGGTGAAGAAGCGCGATGAGATGATCCTCCAGCTCGAAGACAAGATGCAGCAGGAGGCGGCTGAACGGCAGCGCGTAGAAGATGATCGACGAAGAGCCGAGTCGGACATGCAGAAGATTCAGAAGACACTCGAGAGCGAACGTGCTTTGGCTCTTGACAAGGAAGAGATCTTCAAGCGGCTGCAGTTCCGCGAGGCTGAGCTCGCTGAGAAGCTTCAGGGCGCGATCGAGGACCAAGACCAACTGGAAGACCAACTGGATGCCTTGATGGAGGCCAAAAAGAAGACCGAAGAGCAAGCAGAGATATGGCGAAAAGAGTTGGAGCAAGCCGGCCAAATCATTGGAAACCTGGAAACCGAGAAGCAAGATCTCGAGGAGCAACTTGCACGACTCGACCAGCAGTTGCAAGAACTTGAAGCCGCTCAATCAAAGCGCAGCCTAGCGGAGGAGTCCATGAGTCAGGAAGTGAAGATGTTGCAGAGCCATCTGAGTCTGAAAGAGCGAAAACTCCAAGAGCTGGAGTCGAAGCTCCTCACGACAGAACAGGATCTCGACATCAAACTTGCAGCATCGGACAAGGAGGTGCAAGCGAGCAAGAAGCAAATCAAAGAGCTTCTCGAAGACAACCGACAGGTGCGACAACAGATCTCCGACCTTTCCTCGACTTCCACCAGCTACGAAGACCTTGTTCGCCGCAAAGAAAGCGAACTGGCCATTCTGAAGGCTGATCTGAAGAAATACGAGTCCGACCGACAAACTTTCGATGCAGAGAAGCAGACACTTGCTTCGAAACATGATGATCTTCAGAGCCGCCTGCGCGAGGCCAATGCTGAGCTTGAAGCCATGCGATCTCAGAAGCAGCAATCGGACCGTGAAGCCGCCGATGCAAAGCGTCTCCTCGAGGACCGCGAAACTGAAGATGCACAGTCGAAGCTGCTTCAGGAACAGATCGAACTTCTCAAGTCTGAGATGTTCGAGGTCCAGAAGGAGTTGAGCCGCGAACGGCAATCGCGCGACGACGTGGAAATGCTCGGTGAACACAAATACGACACATTGAAGCGTGACTTTGACGCGTTGAACGACTCCAAGATTACCATTGAGAAGGAGATGTATGCACAGCAAGACGTTCTGCGGCGCGCAACCGAGACTCGCACTGCGCACGAGCAAGAACGCAAGGAATACCAAGCTGAGCTGCGGAACCTGCGTGAGCAATATCTCAAACTGCAGGAAGACAAGATGGACGCCGATGCCGAAGCCGAGCGCACTCAGTCACGTCTAGCCCTGGAGAAGCAAGCCGCACGGCAAGAAGAACTGAACTTCAAGGACCAACAACTTGACCAACTGGAGGCAGAGCGGGACGATCTTGCTGAGCAAGTGCATAGCCTGACTCAGATGCTGGCTGATGCGGAGGGCTTCAGAGAGCGAAACGACCAACAGAAGGAACGCCTCGAGCGTGAGCTAGTTACCGTCAAGGGCCGGCTGACAGCTTCCGAGAACGACAACCGCGCACTGCTCAACAAGGTTCAACAAAAGAACCTCGACATTGCCCGAACAAACTCTCGTGCTGGCGAGACTCAGCGCTCGAAGATCATGCAACTGACAAACGAGAAGTCAAAGTTCGAAGAGGACAACAAGCGACTCTATCGTCAGCTCGAGGACGCTCAAGTCAGCATTGCGTCGATGGAGAAGCAGAAGGAGAAACTTGAGCTAACCCTCGAGGATCTGAACCACGAGATCAACCGTGAAGCGAAGAGCAACCGGACCGCAGAAAAGGCTTCTTCCACCGTCAATCTACAGCTTGCAGACGTGAATCGCAAGCTCGAGACGGAGAGGCAATTACGTACCCAAGCTCAAGCCAACACGCGTGCAGTACAAGCCGCATTGGACAACAACAATCGTGAATTGGAGGAATGTCACAACCAACTCATGCTACTCCGTAAGGTCTTCGACCCTGAGTCTGCCGAGGTTGCCATCAGCTATGATGCTGCGAAACCACAAATCTCAAAGGCCGTGGATGTTGCAGAGCGCCTAGAGGCTGCTAACCAGGCATTGCGTGTTGCCACGGAGCGGTACAATCGCGCCGAAGCTCAGCTGGACGACCTTCGGGAGAGGCACGAGGGTGAGATCAACGACTTGGATACACGCCATGCCAACTCGAAGCGTGCTCTGCTCGAAGAGATGAACAGCAGCCAGGTAAACCAAGCGAACGCGAATCGATCGCCAACACACAGAAGGTTAGACAGCGAGAACCGCAAGCCATTTTCGACGAGTACGCCGACTAACCAACGCCACATCAGTAACGCAACGAACGACTCTGCCCGCTCTGACCGTACAGTCGACACTGTCGCTTTCAACAACCGCATGGACATGGCTGCCGAGCTCGAACTCGCACAGAACCAGTTGCAGATGTCGGAAATGCGAAACGCACATCTGCAGGGCCAGCTCGACCAGTCTCCTGCTCGGAACAACAGCTGGCAAGAAGAAAGCCCGTCGATGAGACGTGTGCAGAAACTGGAACGCGAGAACTTCCGTCTGCATGACATGCTCGACGACTCCGCAAAGAAGGTTTCCTCACTCGAATACAATCTGCGCTCAGGACAACTATCCTACCAGGAAGTACAGACAAAGTCACACGAGGAGCTGTTCGAGTTGCTCAACTCGCAAGAACAGTCGCGCAAGTCCATTGTACAAGCCCACAACAACGCCATCAATGAGCTGGCTGACGCAAAGACGGCCTTCGACGACATCAAGCAGATGAAGACAGCCTTGGAAGCTGAGCTTCGTGAGGTGTCGGCTGAGTTGGACGAATATGCCTCCGAGCGTGAGCAAGAGCAAGCCAACCACAATCAGCTGCTGCAGGAATTTGCAGATCTCCAGATTCGACTTGATGACGAGACTTCTACTCTACTCGACGTGCAGTCCAGCTTGAGCCTGTACAAGAGCCGCGCTGACGAATACTTCAACAAACTCGAGCAGGCAGAAATCGCTGTGCTCAAGGCATCCCGTGCCGAACAGTTCGCCAGGACACAAGCACGTGAGGCTGAAGAGACCTGTGCCACATTCATGGCGGAACGCAAGGAGATGGATGGCATGGTCGAGGGCTTTCAGCGACAAGTCCAACAGTATGAGGAGCGTGTAGAGGATCTTTCCACCGATCTACAAGCGGCGCTGCAGGCAAAGAAGCGTCTCCAGAACGAGCTCGAGGATTACAGAAGCCAGCATGCCCACGACATTGAAGACGGAGAAACCTCACTGGAACAAACGCGCAAGAAGTACCAAACCGAACTGTCGACGTTGACAAACGAGCTGGACCAGGAGCGCGAGACAATCATCTACATACGCGAGGAGAACGGACGCTTACGTGAGGAGATTGAAGAAATGAGAAGCAAGTGGGACGATGAAGTCCTAAACTCGTCCACCTGGGCCAAGGAGAAGAACCGCCTCGAGATGACGCTCCACGTAGTGTCCAACTCTCGTGACGAGGCAGCCAATGCCCACAATGAGGCTCAGTCTAAGATTGTGAACCTCTTGTCTCAAGTTCGAAACCTTCGCACCAATGTCGATGATCTCGCTGCTGAGCGCGACTCTGCCatcgaggagaagaagcgccTTGAAACACGTTTGCAGGAGGCCGCGGACCGACTGGACGACCTATCGCGATCCGAGTCACCGGCGATGCGCAATGCAGCTGCCTATGACCGCGAGCTGCTCGAATTGAAGTCCGGCCTGGCCCAGCAAGAGGATATAGCTGCGGCAGCCGTCGGTAAGATGCGCCGTGCGGAAGCACTGGCACAGGAGCTACAGAAGGACATCATTGCCGAACGCGAGGCGAACGTACAGCTGCATAAGGAGAAGGGTCTTGTCGGCAAAAACCTCAAGGACCTCCAGCTTCGTCTGGTGGATCTTGAAACGAAGGGCTACAGCGGCTCAGCTGGAAAAGATGTCCGCTTCCTCCACGGACGTATCCAAGAG CTTGAGAAAGCGCTTGAGGACTCGGAATCGACACGCCTCTCCGACTCCCGCGCCGTTCGCAATGTCGATCGCACAGTCAAGGACTTGCAGTCACAGATCGAGCGTCGCGAGAAACAGAACGCCTCTGTCACTGAAGACCTCAACAAAGCTCGCGACAAAATTTCCAGCCTGCTCTCCACCATCGACGAGCTGCAGTCGTCAGATTCAGGGAACCAGCTCGCTGCTAAGCGCGCCGAGCGCGAACTCCGTGAAGAACGCGAGAAGAGTGTCAAACTGGAGCGCGAACTCGAGAACCATAAGAATTTGCGCGTCGAGCGAAGGAGCCAGCTTGGCGTTCCTGGCATCGCAGCGAGCGACGCCGGCGATGCGCGATCACGCCGTGGCTCCTCGATCGGCCTTTTGATGGGGGGCGAAATGGGCGAGGCTGCGCCTGGCGAGAAGAAATTCGGTAGTTTCCGAAGCGGACTACGACGCGTCTCCGGCCAGAAGGGTTTTTT CCCATATTTCCGCAGAGAAGTTGAAGAGGATGTGGGCGGTCCTGTCACTACATTGAAAGAAGAGATGAAGAAGCAAGAAGGCACCGTCGCAGCTGTCAAACCCAGAGCGCTGGTTATTGCCGGCGCGGGCATGAGGAGGAAACACAGCTACGACACAGGCGTCGGCCTGCTGGAAGACATCGAGGAGGTGGAGTCTGTGCTGGAGAAAGATTCGGTGCTGAATCAAGCTTTCCTAGGGGAAGACTACGAGGAAAACGAGGAGGAGCAAGGAGAAGACGAGACGCTGGTCGAAGTCGACGGCGAGCTGTACAAGGAGAAACAAGTCGAGATTGACGTCACGGACTCTGAGCCTGAGACTGACAACGAGTCGCTTGCCGAACCCCAGGAGGACGGGTGTGGTGTCAAGCGCAAGAGGACGATTCGTGTTGTCATTCGGTCGAGGGCGTTTATATAA